A region of the Pseudomonas silesiensis genome:
CGGCCCGCGTACGCCGATCGAGCAGCTGTCCGGTGAAAACTTCATGCGCGTCATGCACGTCAACGTCAACGCGATGTTCATGCTGACCAGTACGCTACTGCCGCTGCTCAAGCTGTCCCAGGACGCCTCGGTGGTATTCACCTCCAGCAGCGTCGGCCGCAAGGGGCGCGCCTATTGGGGTGCGTACGGGATCTCCAAATTTGCCACCGAAGGCTTGATGCAAACCCTGGCCGATGAAGTCGATACCGTGGCGCCGGTGCGCGCCAACAGCATCAACCCCGGCGCCACCCGCACCAGCATGCGCGCCCAGGCCTACCCTGGTGAAAACCCGCTGAACAACCCCACGCCGGAGGAGATCATGCCGGTCTATCTCTACCTGATGGGGCCAGACAGCACGGGTATCAACGGCCAGGCTTTCAACGCTCAGTAACACCGCGCGTCGCTTTTGTGCCGCGACAGCCTCTGGTCGCGGCGCTTTAAATACCCCCGCAATTGCTGGTCAAACAACCGGCGTCACTCGCCTGCTCTCCCACCACAGCCTCAAGCCATTGAATTATATCGTTATTATCCAGTTGAACATTTTGGCAAGACGTTCGCTCTAAACCAGCTCAGACACGCAGTGTGAAAGCAGATGGGGCGTCGATAGTTACTTTATCTTCAGCAAAGCGGATTAGACTCGTAGGAGATGTCCTACGGGACTGATGGATCAGTATGACGCGCAGCCCAAAGCCGCTCTCACCCAGCTTGTAAGACTGTCTTACTGCTCAGGGGCGCACGCCATATGAAACCACCTTCCCAGACCAACGCAATTGACTTCGATCGCGCCAAATTGCAACGCCTGGGCTTTGGTCAGCAGCCCCCCCGTCCGGAAAGGTCGGTCAGCCTTGCGCAAATGCGCCAGCAGCTGAGCCAACTTTTACAAACCAGCCTTGAGCCGCAACGCATCCTCGGGCTGTTTTTTCGCGAGATCCAGCGCCTGGTCCCTCTGGACGCCTTGAGCTACGAACACAAGGCCAGCGACTTGCGCCTGGAGTTCGGCGAGTGTGCCCCTCATTCGATCAGCTTCAGCCTCAACCATGAGGGCGAGCACCTGGGGCGCCTGGTATTCCGCCGCAAGCAGACATTCAGCGACCAGGAACAAGGCAACCTCGAGTCGATACTGTCCGCATTGTTGTATCCGATGCGCAATACCCTGCTCTACCGTGCCGCTACCCAAAGCGCCTTGCGTGATCCGCTGACGGACACCGGTAACCGCATCGCCATGGATCAGACGCTGCAACGGGAGATCGAGATGTCGCGCCAGCACCTGCAACCCTTGTCGCTGTTGATGCTGGACATCGATCACTTCAAACACGTCAACGACAATCACGGGCACAGCGCTGGCGATGAAGTACTGAAGGCGGTTGCCGGCTCGATCAAGCACCAGTTGCGCAACGTGGACATGGTGTTCCGCTTTGGTGGCGAAGAGTTCCTGATTCTGCTTTCCAACACCGGTCGGGAGGCGGCAGCCATGGTCGGCGAGCGATTACGATTTGCGGCGCAGGAGCAGGAATATGCCGCGGATGGCAAATCGATCGAGCTGACGGTCAGCCTCGGCTGTTCGACCCTGTTGCCCGGCGAGTCCGCCGATAGCCTGCTGCGACGGGCCGATAATGCACTGTATGTGGCCAAGCGCGCAGGTCGCAACCGGTTGGCGATGGCGGGGTGAAGGCCGCCAGCGCGGCCCGTACTGCAGAGCCCTAACGGACAGCGCCGCGCAACTCGCCTACCAACCCTTGCAGCCTGGCGGGCTCCGCCGCTTCTACAGTCACCGCAGGGCCTGCCACCAGGGTCACTCGCGACCATAAGCGACGAAACACCCCCTTGCGCGGATCGCGACTGAAAAAACTGCCCCACAATCCCTGCAGTGCCAACGGAATCACCGGCACCGGTGTCTCTTCAAGAATCCGCGTCAGCCCGCCCTTGAACTCATTGATCTCGCCATCGGCGGTCAGTTTGCCCTCAGGGAAGATGCACACCAGCTCACCGTCCTTCAGATACCGGGCAATGCGCGTGAAGGCTTTTTCGTAGATCTGGATGTCTTCCTGGCGCCCCGCGATCGGAATCGTCCCGGCCGTGCGAAAGATGAAATTCAGCACCGGCAGGTTGTAGATCTTGTAGTACATCACAAAGCGGATTGGCCGACGCACCGCACCACCGATCAGCAACGCATCGACGAAGGACACATGATTGCAGACCAGCAACGCCGCGCCCTCATCGGGAATCAGTTGCAGGTTGCGATGCTCCACGCGGTACATGGAATGGCTCAGCAGCCAGATCATGAAGCGCATGCTGAACTCGGGGACAATCTTGAAGATGTAGGCGTTGACCCCGATGTTTAGCAGCGACACCACCAGGAACAGCTGCGGGATCGACAGCTGGGCCATGCTCAGCAATATGATCGAGACAATCGCCGAGACCACCATGAACAGCGCGTTGAGAATGTTGTTGGCTGCAATCACCCGCGCCCGCTCGTTCTCGGGGGTGCGCGACTGGATCAGCGCATACAGCGGCACAATATAGAAGCCACCAAAGATCCCCAGGCCGAGAATGTCCATCAACACCAGCCAGGTATGACCGAAACCAAGGATCTCGACCCAGCCATGGCCGTCGACGCTGCCCGGAATGCCCCCGGAATGCCACCACAACAGCAACCCGAACACCGTCAGGCCGAACGAACCGAACGGCACCAGGCCGATTTCGACTTTGCGCCCGGACAGTTTCTCGCAGAGCATCGAGCCGAGTGCGATCCCTACCGAGAACACTGTGAGAATCAGCGTCACTACGGTTTCGTCGCCATGCATCCACTCCTTGGCGTAAGCCGGGATCTGCGTCAGATAAATCGCCCCGACAAACCAGAACCATGAGTTGCCGACAATCGATCGCGACACTGCCGGAGTCTGGCCGAGGCCCAGCTTCAGGGTGGCCCAGGATTGACTGAAAATATTCCAGTTCAGGCGCATTTCCGGCGAGGCGGCCGCGGCACGAGGAATGCTGCGGCTGGCCAGATAACCGACGACCGCAATGCCAATGATCGCCGTGGAGACGATGGGCGCGTATTGACTGGACGACATCATGATCCCGGCGCCGATGGTTCCGGCGAGGATCGCCAGGAAGGTGCCCATCTCCACCAGGCCGTTACCGCCCACCAGCTCTTCTTCGCGCAAGGCCTGGGGCAGGATCGAGTATTTCACCGGGCCGAACAGCGCGGAGTGGGTGCCCATGGCAAACAGCGCCACCAGCATCAGCGACAGGTGATCGAACATGAAACCGACCGCCCCGACCGCCATGATGGCGATTTCCCCGAGTTTGATCAGACGGATCAGCGCATCCTTGGCGAATTTTTCGCCGAACTGCCCGGCCAGCGCCGAGAACAAAAAGAACGGCAGGATGAACAGCAGCGCACACAGGTTGACCCAGATTGAGCGGTCACCCTCGATCGCCAGCTTGTACAGAATGGCGAGGATCAACGACTGCTTGAATATGTTGTCGTTGAACGCACCCAGCGACTGAGTGATGAAAAACGGCAAGAAGCGCCGGGTGCGAAGCAAGGTGAACTGTGAGGGATGACTCATCTTCCGTGTTCCTGATGTTGGTAGAGAGTGGCGTGGATACGTTGATTGGAATGCCGAACATCGATCCAGGCCACACATTACCTAATCCAGGACGGTTATTTCTTTAATCCTGTGATACAAGGCGAGACAAATAGCTCTCCCCTCCATGCCCCCTGCACCGTCCGTTTGCCAACGATCAGCCACATCACCACCAGCATCGCCACCAGCACACAGCCGAAGAGACTGAAAAAGGACAGGTTCAACACGCTGGCCAGCTTCAAGGTTGTCAGGGCGTACACGCCCAAGGGAAAGGTAAAGCCCCACCAGCCGAGGTTGAACGGAATCCCGGCGCGCAGGTAGCGCACGGTGATCAGCAGCGCGACCAGCATCCACCACAGGCCAAATCCCCACAGCGTGATCCCGGCCACCAGGCCCAACCCGGCGGCGATTTCACCGACCCCAGGCAAACCGTTGGCGGCGAAGATCGCTGGCGCGTCGGCGCCCAGCAACAACATGCCCAGCGCACCGGTCCCGATCGGACCGAGCGCCAGCCAACTCGAGGCGGCCATGTTTTCGTGGGGCAGTTTATGCAAGGCCATGCGCAACAGCAGGATGGTCAGAATGCTGAACGCCACCGGCAGGGAAAAAGCCCAGAGCACGTAGCTGGTGACCAACACCACGATTTGCGAATGGGCATCCGCCAGGTGCGGCGCCAACAGGCCGCCACTGGCGGCAGCGACTTCGGCGGCCACCACCGGCAACAACCATACTGCCGTCATCTGATCGATGCTGTGTTCCTGGCGAGTGAACATCAGGTACGGGATCAGCACGCCACAGGCCACGGACATCGCCACGTCCAGCCACCACAGCATTTCGACGACAGGCATCACGCCTTCGCCCCAACGCGGCAGACCGAACACCAGAAAACCATTAATGATGGTCGCCAGGCCCATCGGGATGGTGCCGAAGAACATCGACACGGTCGAATGCCCGAAAATCCGCCGTGCCTCATCGAAAAACAGCACCCAACGTGCGGTATATATAGCCGTAAATATCAAGAACAGGACGATATTGAACAGCCAGAGTGCTTCGGCAATCCGGTGCACGCCGGGACTCGCACCAGGCCATTGCGCCAGCGCCAACGCCAGCACACCGGTACCCATGGTGGCGGCGAACCAGTTCGGGGTGAATTGGCGGATTACTTCGCGCGGGTGTTGCAGCTGACTGAAAGGCTTGAAGCCGGCTGGGGCGGTATTGAGGCATGTCATGGCGAACTCCTGTCCTCTTGTTGAGGTGGAGTTCATCGTAGAACCCAATCGAATATCTATATAACGGGTAATATCTCTAACTGTTATCTATTTCATAGATATAGCGATCATTTGACATCAAGGCTACAGACGCTGGCTGGCCGCTGACGCATCAAGCCCAGCAGCGCCGCCAGAGACAGCACAATCAACACCGCGCCATAACCGTCGGTGGTTGCCACCAAGCCAAACGTCCGTGTCAGGCCACCCGCCAGCAATGATGGCAAACAGAACGCCAGATAACTGAGTACATAAAACGCCGACATCAAACCGGCCCGCTCATGGGGCAGCGCCAGCGGCACCAGACTGCGCACCGCCCCCAGGAACCCGGCACCGAATCCACACCCGGCCACCAGGGTGCCGAGGAAAAACAAGGGCAGGCTGGCACCGTGCACACCCAGTAAAACCATTGCGACACCCGCTGGCAACAACGTGCCGCCCAACAGCAGCGCCTTGGTGGCGGGCCGATTGCGCAGGGTAAAGATCATCAACGCACCGGTCAGGGTCAATGCCGCCACCGTCGCGCCGCCAATCAGGTTCGAGTCAGAGCCTGTGGCCGTGCGCACCAACGAAGGGGCCAGCGATGCATAAAAACCGCCGAGCGCCCAGGTCGCGATATTGAGCGGCAACACCCGCCACAAAGTGGAACGTGCCTGGATCGGTACATGCAGGGTCGGACGCAGCGCCCCCCAGGCACCCGCTTGTGGACTGACGGTTTCAGGCAGGCGCCAGACGTACACGCCTTGTGCCACAAACAGCGCCAGCAACACCCAATAGGTCAACTGCAATGGCAACGGGGCAAACTCAGCCAACAACCCACAGCCCATGGCTCCGACCGCCATACCCAGCAGCGGCGCGACACTGTTGACCAATGGTCCCTGTTGACGGTCGGTGTCCAGCAATGCGGCACTCAGCACGGCGGTGGCCATCCCCGTCGCAAATCCCTGAAGCACCCGGGCACCGATCAACCACGCCACGCTGTCGGCATTGATAAACAGCAGCATCGCCAACATGTTCAGCAATACCGCGGTGAAAATCACCGGTTTGCGGCCCAGGTAATCCGAAAGCGAACCCACCGTCAGCAGCGCCACCAGCAAAGTGATGGCGTAAACCCCGAAAATAACGGTCAGGGTCGCTGCCGAAAACTGCAGGTGTTCCTGATACAAGTGATACAAGGGCGTCGGGGCAGTGGAAGCGGCGAGAAAACTGAGTAAGGTGATGGCCAGGAACCACAGGCTCGCACGATTGGAAGCAGGACTGTTCGACGTTGAATAGCGCATTGCACACTCCGCAAAAGCTAATTTTTTGCTTTTGCGGAGTGTGCTACTGGCGAACGCTTAAAGCAAATTCTTTGTGTTAAGGTCCGATGCATGGCTATTAAAGAAGGTTTACGCCCCGGTGGCCGTAGCGCCCGGGTGCAGGAGTCGATTCATTCGGCTGTCCGTGACCTGCTCCAGGAGCAGGAACGCTCTACCCTGACCGTCCCGCAAATCGCCGCCCGCGCGGGGGTCACACCGTCGACCATTTACCGGCGTTGGGGCGACTTGTCGGCATTGCTCGCAGATGTCGCCCTCGCCCGCATGCGCCCCGACAGCGAGCCGGCCAACACTGGCACCCTGCGCGGTGACGTGCTCGCCTGGGCAGAGCAGTATCTGGACGAGATGAGTTCGCAACCCGGTCGCAACATGCTGCGCGATGTGCAAAGCAGCACGCTGCCGATTTATTGCGCAACCATCATTGGCGGGCAGTTGCAGGCGATTCTGGATCGCTATCCCGATCAGCCGAAGCCGAGCGTCGATCGATTGATCAACCTGGTGGCGGCGCCTACGGTGTTTCGTATCCTGTTTTCCGAGGCGCCGCTGGAGGTTGGGGAGTTGCATCGGTTGATCGAGATAGCGTTGAGTCAGTAAGGCCGCCTTCGCGGCGGTGCGGCGATCCGACAAGCCCGCTCCCACAGTGATCTTCGGTGTACACACTATTTGCCACTCACAGAGAACCCTGTGGGAGCGGGCTTGCCCGCGAAGAGGCCTGCCACCCCCGCGACACCCCACCACGCCACGACCTTGGTCGACACTGACTAACGCCGGCGCTCGTGCGAGACTGTCTCACCGGGCGGGAGTCCCGGGTGTCTTTTGTCCGGAGTTACCATGTCGCTGTCCAGCGGGCTGATCGCCACCGTCGCCCTGGCCTATATGGCCATCCTGTTCGCCATCGCCTTCTACGGTGACCGGCGCAGTGCGCCCTTGCCTCCGCGCGTGCGCGCCTGGGTGTACAGCCTGTCGCTGGCGGTCTATTGCACCAGCTGGACCTTCTTCGGCGCCGTGGGCCAGGCCGCCGAACAACTCTGGTCATTCCTGCCGATCTACCTGGGGCCGATCCTGCTGCTGGTCTGCGCGCCGTGGGTCCTGCAAAAAATGGTGATGATCAGCAAGCAGGAAAACATCACTTCCATTGCCGACTTCATCGCCGCGCGCTATGGCAAATCCCAGGCGCTGGCGGTGGTGGTGGCGCTGATCTGCCTGGTCGGTGTGCTGCCCTACATCGCGTTACAGCTCAAGGGCATCGTGCTCGGGGTGAATCTGCTGATCGGCGCGGGTGCGGACGCCACGGGCACTCGCGCCCAGGATACGGCGCTGGTCGTGTCGCTAGTGCTGGCGCTGTTTACCATCGTGTTTGGTACCCGCAACCTCGATGCCACGGAACACCACCGCGGCATGGTACTGGCGATCGCGTTCGAATCCCTGGTCAAGCTCTTCGCGTTTCTCGCGGTCGGCGCCTTCGTGACCTACGGCCTCTACGACGGTCCCGACGACCTGTTCGACCAGGCCATGCTCGCCCCACGCCTGGAAGAATACTGGAAGGAAACCATCAACTGGCCATCGATGGTGGTCCAGACCGGTGTGGCGATGATGGCAATCATCTGCCTGCCCCGACAGTTCCACGTGACCGTGGTGGAAAACATCGATCCACAGGATCTGAACGTGGCCAAATGGGTGTTCCCGGCTTATCTGGCGCTGGCGGCGCTGTTTGTCGTCCCGATCGCCCTCGCCGGTCAGATGCTGCTGCCCAGCTCGGTCTTGCCGGACTCGTTCGTCATCAGCCTGCCCCTGGCGCAGTCTCACCCGGCCCTGGCGTTGCTGGCATTTATCGGGGGCGCCTCGGCGGCGACCGGCATGGTGATCGTCGCCAGCGTGGCGCTGTCGACCATGGTCTCCAACGACATGCTGCTGCCGTGGCTGCTGCGACGCAACAACGCCGAGCGGCCCTTCGAGGTGTTTCGCCAGTGGATGCTCTCGGTACGCCGGGTCACCATCGTGGTCATTTTGCTGCTGGCCTACGTCAGCTATCGCCTGCTGGGCTCGACCGCAAGCCTGGCAACCATCGGCCAGATAGCCTTCGCCGCCGTGACCCAACTGGCCCCGGCCATGCTCGGCGCGCTGTACTGGAAACAGGCCAACCGTCGGGGGGTATTCGCCGGTCTCGCCGCCGGGACGTTCCTCTGGTTCTACACCCTGATTCTGCCGATTGCCGCCCACGGTCTGGGATTATCCTTAAGCAGTTTCCCGGGCCTGACCTGGCTGCACAGCAACCCGCTGCACCTGCCGATCACCCCGCTGACCCAAGGCGTGGTGCTGTCCCTGGCGGGCAACTTCACCCTGTTTGCCTGGGTGTCGGTGCTATCGCGCACCCGGGTGTCGGAACACTGGCAGGCCGGGCGCTTCATCGGCCAGGAAATCAGCGCGCGCCCCAGCTCCCGCTCCATGCTGGCGGTACAGATCAACGATTTGCTGCAATTGGCGGCGCGCTTCGTCGGTGAAGAACGCGCCCGTCAGAGTTTCATCCGTTTCGCCTACCGCCAGGGCAAAGGCTTCAACCCGAACCAGAACGCCGACGGTGAATGGATCGCCCACACCGAGCGTCTGCTGGCCGGTGTGCTCGGCGCATCCTCGACTCGCGCGGTGGTGAAGGCGGCCATCGAAGGTCGGGAAATGCAACTCGAGGATGTCGTGCGGATCGCCGACGAAGCCTCGGAGGTGCTGCAATTCAATCGCGCCCTGCTGCAAGGTGCGATCGAGAACATCACCCAAGGCATCAGCGTGGTCGACCAGTCACTCCGGCTGGTGGCGTGGAACCGGCGCTACCTGGAGTTGTTCAATTACCCGGATGGCTTGATCAGCGTCGGGCGACCGATTGCCGACATCATTCGCTACAACGCCGAACGCGGCCTGTGCGGCCCCGGCGAAGCGGAAGTGCATGTCGCCCGCCGCTTGCACTGGATGCGCCAAGGCCGTGCCCATACTTCGGAAAGATTGTTCCCCAATGGACGGGTGATCGAGCTGATCGGCAACCCGATGCCGGGCGGCGGTTTCGTCATGAGTTTCACCGACATCACCGCGTTCCGCGAGGCCGAACAGGCGCTGACCGAAGCCAACGAAGGCCTGGAACGACGCGTCACCGAACGGACCCATGAATTGTCACAGCTCAACGTGGCCCTGACCGAAGCCAAGGGCACCGCCGAGTCGGCCAACCAATCGAAAACCAGGTTCCTGGCAGCGGTCAGCCATGACTTGATGCAACCGCTGAATGCGGCGCGGCTATTCTCCGCCGCCCTAACGCACCAGGACGACGGCTTGTCCACCGAGGCGCAAAAACTGGTGCATCACCTGGACACCTCTCTGCGCTCGGCCGAGGACTTGATCAGCGACTTGCTGGACATATCCCGCCTGGAAAATGGCAAGATCAACAAGGATCCCAAGCCGTTCGCGCTCAATGAGTTGTTCGATGTCCTCAGTGCCGAGTTCCAGGCACTGGCCCGAGACCAGGGGCTGAAATTCCGGGTCAGGGGCAGCAAGTTGCGGGTCGACAGCGACAGCAAACTGTTGCGGCGGATCTTGCAGAACTTCCTCACCAACGCTTTCCGCTACGGTAAAGGGCCGGTGCTGTTGGGGGTTCGGCGACGCAAGGGCGAATTGTGCCTGGAGGTCTGGGACCGAGGCCCGGGCATTCCCGAAGATAAGCAACAGGTGATTTTCGAGGAATTCAAACGTCTCGATAGTCACCAGACCCGCGCCGAGAAAGGCCTCGGGCTGGGCCTGGCGATTGCTGACGGCTTGTGTCGCGTGTTGGGCCATACCCTGCAGGTTCGCTCCTGGCCCGGTCGCGGCAGCGTGTTCAGCGTCAGCGTGCCGTTGGCCCGGGCGCAAACCGCGATGCCCGCCAAGGTCGTCGAACTCAACGGTAAGCCGCTGAGCGGCGCGCAGGTTTTGTGTATCGATAACGAAGACAGCATCCTGATCGGCATGAACAGCTTGCTGACGCGCTGGGGTTGCCAGGTCTGGACCGCACGCAACCGCGATGAATGCGCGGCGCTGCTCAGTGATGGCATGCGTCCGCAACTGGCGCTGGTGGATTACCACCTGGACAATGGCGAGACCGGGACCGAGCTGATGGCCTGGCTGCGCACCCGATTGGGTGAACCGGTGCCGGGCGTGGTGATCAGTGCCGACGGGCGCCCCGAGATGGTGGCGCTGGTACATGCGGTCGGGCTGGATTATCTGGCCAAGCCAGTGAAACCGGCGGCGTTGCGGGCGTTGTTGAGTCGGCATTTGCCGTTGTAGTGCGGCAGATTTGACTTGCTCGCGAAGCTTTTAAACTTACTCTGGCAACTCGGCCAAGCCATCCACATCCGTCATCGCCCGCTCCAGCAGATCTGCCGGCAGGCTCTTGCTCGCTCGTGCGCCCAGCAATTTGAGTTGTTCACTGCGACTGACCAGGTTGCCGCGCCCTTCGGTCAGCTTGTTGCGCGCGGAGCTGTAGGCCTTGTCCAGTTGTTGCAAGCGATTGCCGACCTCATCCAGATCCTGAATGAACAACACGAACTTGTCGTACAGCCACCCCGCGCGCTCGGCAATTTCCCGGGCGTTCTGGCTTTGGCGCTCTTGCTTCCAAAGGCTGTCAATGACCCGCAAAGTCGCCAGCAGCGTCGTTGGGCTGACGATCACGATATTGCGGTCGAAAGCCTCCTGAAACAGCGTCGGCTCAGCCTGCAACGCGGCGGAAAACGCCGCTTCGATCGGGACGAAGAGCAAGACGAAATCCAGGCTGTGCAAACCGTCCAGCCGCTTGTAGTCCTTGCCGGACAGGCCTTTGACGTGATTTCGCAGCGACAGCACGTGTTGCTTGATGGCGATTTGGCCGATGGCATCGTCTTCGGCCGCCACGTATTGCTGATAGGCCGTGAGGCTGACCTTGGAGTCAACCACCACCTGCTTGTCGCCTGGCAGATAAATGATCACGTCGGGCTGGAATCGCTCACCGTCCGGGCCCTTGAGATTGACCTGTGTCTGGTATTCGCGCCCCTTCTCCAGGCCCGCATGTTCCAGCACCCGCTCAAGAATCAATTCGCCCCAGTTGCCCTGGGTTTTCTGCCCTTTCAACGCCCGGGTCAGGTTGGTGGCTTCGTCGCTCAGGCGCAGGTTCAGTTGCTGCAGCCGCTCCAGCTCCTTGGCCAGGGAGAAACGCTCGCGGGCTTCGGCCTGATAACTTTCCTCGACGCGTTTTTCGAAGGACTGGATGCGCTCCTTCAAAGGATCCAGCAACTGCCCCAGACGCTGCTGACTGGTTTCGGCAAAACGCTGCTCACGCTCGTCGAAGATTTTGCCGGCCAGTTCCGCAAACTGTGCGCGCAGCTCATCTCGCGAGCCTTGCAGGTCACTGAGACGCTGCTGATGGCTTTCCTGCTGCTCACGCAGCTCGGCGTTGAGCGAAGCGGTCTGGGCGTCCAGACGACGTAACTCGGCTTCTTTGCCGGCACGCTCGAGGTTCCAGGCATGGGCGGCGTCGCGAGCATCGTCACGCTCGATCTGCAACAGTTCGACCTCACGGCGAACGGCGGCCAGGTCTGCTTGCCGGGCGGTGTTGGCCTGACTCAGGTCGGCGATTTCATCGCGACAGGCTTCGAGTTGGGCGTTCAATCCATCTTGGGCCAGATGAGCCGTGGTCAGACGCTCTTCCAGCAGCGCCACCTCTGACTGCATCGCGCTCGCCCGGCGCTGTAGCTGCCAGGCCAGTACCAGCAACGGCAGCGCAGCACCCGCCAGACCGAGCAATGCGCTGGTCAAGTCCATAGCCATAGCCACTCCTGCCCATTCGATAAAACTTGAAGGTTAACCAAGGCGTCAGGTCTTGGACAGCTCAGTCTTCGATCAGACCCAGTTCCTGCAGGGCGCGTCGATCCCCTGCCCGTGCAGCCTGGCGCAGCAGGTCCTGACCGATTCGGCGATCCCGGGCATTTCCGCACTCGCGGCACATCAGCTGGCCGAGACGACTTTGCGCGGCGACGACGCCTTCACGGGCCGGTTGCTTGAGCAAACGTCCGGCGAAGTGTTTGACGCTGGTGTTCTCACCCAGGCGCGGGCTGTCCAGCAACCATTCGGCCACCCGCATCGAAAAACGCTTGGGCGGGGCAACACGTGGAGGTGTGGAAGTGACTGAGATAGATACTGAGCGAAACTTCATAAAGCACTGTGGGACAGATCGGAAGGCGCGCCACTCTACTCTTTTTTTCCTACAGGTAAAGCCTAAAAAAACCCGGCACGCCCGTCCTAGAGCAAGCGCTCGGGACAATCCACAGAAGCTGTGGATAACTCAGTGGACAACCGCCTCTGAACTCTCGCAAAGCCCTATGGAACGGGGCCCGCAGTCAAACTGACGATTTTTTCACCAGTAAAAAAAAGCGATGTTTTTCATTGACTTAAATTTTGGTTACAGGCACCCACCCGGGTTGAAGGCAAGATGACGGTGGGATGACAGCCGGCGCAACGTATGTGCACAAGTACCTTTCAGGCAGTTATATCGGAGGGTTTTTTCGGAGATTTTCGTGTCAGTCCTGTGATTAAAACACTGGCAAACCCGTGATCCAGGCCAGTGCAAACTCGACGAATGCTGGCGACCGATTATCGGAATCTGTGCTATTACAGAGCGAGAATCCCGGTCTTGAGCTTCTCTTGATGCCCGACCCGCAAAGCGGAAAGGCCGATAGCGGGCATATTTTTTGCCAGGACACTTCCCTTTGCCAAACGGATCCGTTACTATCCGCGGCGTTAGTACCAAGCTGAAAGTCAATTCTGGTCGAACAACTCCCCCCGGTCAGCCTTCCCAAAGGAAGCCTTTACCGAAAAAGCGGGATCGACCACCTCGATGGTTTCCAGGTAAACCTTGCGTCAACACAGCCTTTGAATCGAAAGCAAAGGGTGTTGCGAAGCTCACTTACTCTGACCGAACCAACCTGCAAATTGATCAGGATCTTCACCCCGGGCCCAGAACCTTTGCCCTTG
Encoded here:
- a CDS encoding MFS transporter, which encodes MRYSTSNSPASNRASLWFLAITLLSFLAASTAPTPLYHLYQEHLQFSAATLTVIFGVYAITLLVALLTVGSLSDYLGRKPVIFTAVLLNMLAMLLFINADSVAWLIGARVLQGFATGMATAVLSAALLDTDRQQGPLVNSVAPLLGMAVGAMGCGLLAEFAPLPLQLTYWVLLALFVAQGVYVWRLPETVSPQAGAWGALRPTLHVPIQARSTLWRVLPLNIATWALGGFYASLAPSLVRTATGSDSNLIGGATVAALTLTGALMIFTLRNRPATKALLLGGTLLPAGVAMVLLGVHGASLPLFFLGTLVAGCGFGAGFLGAVRSLVPLALPHERAGLMSAFYVLSYLAFCLPSLLAGGLTRTFGLVATTDGYGAVLIVLSLAALLGLMRQRPASVCSLDVK
- a CDS encoding MFS transporter — protein: MSHPSQFTLLRTRRFLPFFITQSLGAFNDNIFKQSLILAILYKLAIEGDRSIWVNLCALLFILPFFLFSALAGQFGEKFAKDALIRLIKLGEIAIMAVGAVGFMFDHLSLMLVALFAMGTHSALFGPVKYSILPQALREEELVGGNGLVEMGTFLAILAGTIGAGIMMSSSQYAPIVSTAIIGIAVVGYLASRSIPRAAAASPEMRLNWNIFSQSWATLKLGLGQTPAVSRSIVGNSWFWFVGAIYLTQIPAYAKEWMHGDETVVTLILTVFSVGIALGSMLCEKLSGRKVEIGLVPFGSFGLTVFGLLLWWHSGGIPGSVDGHGWVEILGFGHTWLVLMDILGLGIFGGFYIVPLYALIQSRTPENERARVIAANNILNALFMVVSAIVSIILLSMAQLSIPQLFLVVSLLNIGVNAYIFKIVPEFSMRFMIWLLSHSMYRVEHRNLQLIPDEGAALLVCNHVSFVDALLIGGAVRRPIRFVMYYKIYNLPVLNFIFRTAGTIPIAGRQEDIQIYEKAFTRIARYLKDGELVCIFPEGKLTADGEINEFKGGLTRILEETPVPVIPLALQGLWGSFFSRDPRKGVFRRLWSRVTLVAGPAVTVEAAEPARLQGLVGELRGAVR
- a CDS encoding YciK family oxidoreductase, translated to MFDYSARPELLKDRVILVTGAGRGIGAAAAKTYAAHGATVLLLGKTEANLTQVYDDIEAAGHPQPVVIPFNLETALPHQYDELAAMIETEFGHLDGLLHNASIIGPRTPIEQLSGENFMRVMHVNVNAMFMLTSTLLPLLKLSQDASVVFTSSSVGRKGRAYWGAYGISKFATEGLMQTLADEVDTVAPVRANSINPGATRTSMRAQAYPGENPLNNPTPEEIMPVYLYLMGPDSTGINGQAFNAQ
- a CDS encoding TetR/AcrR family transcriptional regulator gives rise to the protein MAIKEGLRPGGRSARVQESIHSAVRDLLQEQERSTLTVPQIAARAGVTPSTIYRRWGDLSALLADVALARMRPDSEPANTGTLRGDVLAWAEQYLDEMSSQPGRNMLRDVQSSTLPIYCATIIGGQLQAILDRYPDQPKPSVDRLINLVAAPTVFRILFSEAPLEVGELHRLIEIALSQ
- a CDS encoding TDT family transporter, which codes for MTCLNTAPAGFKPFSQLQHPREVIRQFTPNWFAATMGTGVLALALAQWPGASPGVHRIAEALWLFNIVLFLIFTAIYTARWVLFFDEARRIFGHSTVSMFFGTIPMGLATIINGFLVFGLPRWGEGVMPVVEMLWWLDVAMSVACGVLIPYLMFTRQEHSIDQMTAVWLLPVVAAEVAAASGGLLAPHLADAHSQIVVLVTSYVLWAFSLPVAFSILTILLLRMALHKLPHENMAASSWLALGPIGTGALGMLLLGADAPAIFAANGLPGVGEIAAGLGLVAGITLWGFGLWWMLVALLITVRYLRAGIPFNLGWWGFTFPLGVYALTTLKLASVLNLSFFSLFGCVLVAMLVVMWLIVGKRTVQGAWRGELFVSPCITGLKK
- a CDS encoding GGDEF domain-containing protein — encoded protein: MKPPSQTNAIDFDRAKLQRLGFGQQPPRPERSVSLAQMRQQLSQLLQTSLEPQRILGLFFREIQRLVPLDALSYEHKASDLRLEFGECAPHSISFSLNHEGEHLGRLVFRRKQTFSDQEQGNLESILSALLYPMRNTLLYRAATQSALRDPLTDTGNRIAMDQTLQREIEMSRQHLQPLSLLMLDIDHFKHVNDNHGHSAGDEVLKAVAGSIKHQLRNVDMVFRFGGEEFLILLSNTGREAAAMVGERLRFAAQEQEYAADGKSIELTVSLGCSTLLPGESADSLLRRADNALYVAKRAGRNRLAMAG